A window from Fragaria vesca subsp. vesca linkage group LG5, FraVesHawaii_1.0, whole genome shotgun sequence encodes these proteins:
- the LOC101297839 gene encoding serine/threonine-protein kinase BRI1-like 2-like produces MIDKDPNGVLSGWQLGKNPCTWFGITCTAGRATQLNLNGGSLVGTISLDPFSSLDRLSVLKLSANSFNVNSTSLLQLPNSLKQLDLSFTGISGVVPESLFSRCPNLEVVNLGFNNLTGPLPKDLLLNSDKLQALDLSYNNLTGFMSGFKIDKYSCSSLAQLDFSGNRINGSLPMSLSNCTALKTINLAYNMLSGEIPRSFGQLSSLQRLDLSHNQITGWIPPELGNACNSLLELKLSYNNFTGPIPSAFSSCSWLQLLDLSNNNISGPLPDSLFQNLTSLESLLLSNNIISGSFPGSISACKSLQVLDLSSNKISGVIPADLCPGAASLQELRMPDNLIIGEIPAQLSQCSQLKTIDLSLNYLNGSIPAELGKLENLQQLIAWYNGLEGKIPPDLGKCKNLKDLILNNNRLIGEIPTELFSCSNLEWISLTSNRISGEIPREFGVLTRLAVLQLGNNSLSGQIPGELANCSSLVWLDLNSNRLTGEIPARLGRQLGAESLSGILSGNTLVFVRNVGNSCKGVGGLLEFAGIRPERLLQDPTLKTCDFTRLYSGPVLSLFTKYQTLEYLDLSYNQLRGKIPEEFGEMIALQVLELAHNQLSGEIPASLGQLKNLGVFDASHNRLQGHIPDSFSNLSFLVQIDLSYNELTGEIPTRGQLSTLPATQYANNPGLCGVPLPECSSSNNQPSITPSDEDAGKASRKSSVASWANSIVVGIFVSVASVCVLIVWGIAMRSRRKEAQEVKMLNRLQASRAATTWKIDKEKEPLSINVATFQRQLRKLKFSQLIEATNGFSADSLIGSGGFGEVFKATLKDGSSVAIKKLIRLSCQGDREFMAEMETLGKIKHRNLVPLLGYCKIGEERLLVYEFMEYGSLEEMLHGRTRTRDKKILSWEERKKIARGAAKGLCFLHHNCIPHIIHRDMKSSNVLLDNEMEARVSDFGMARLISALDTHLSVSTLAGTPGYVPPEYYQSFRCTAKGDVYSFGVVLLELVTGKRPTDKEDFGDTNLVGWAKMKVREGKQMEVIDQELVSAAKGSDQAEAEEVKEMVRYLEVTLRCVDDFPSRRPNMLQVVALLRELMPESASGSSNSA; encoded by the coding sequence ATGATTGACAAGGACCCGAATGGAGTCTTATCAGGTTGGCAGCTTGGTAAGAATCCATGCACCTGGTTTGGAATCACATGCACTGCAGGCAGAGCAACTCAGCTCAATCTCAACGGTGGTTCACTAGTTGGGACAATCTCTCTCGACCCTTTCTCTTCTCTTGATAGGCTCTCTGTCTTGAAACTCTCTGCCAACTCGTTCAATGTAAATTCCACTTCTTTGCTTCAGCTTCCAAATAGTCTCAAACAGCTTGATCTGTCCTTCACCGGAATCTCCGGTGTTGTCCCTGAGAGCCTTTTCTCAAGGTGTCCCAATCTCGAAGTGGTAAATCTTGGTTTCAACAATTTAACAGGTCCTTTGCCTAAGGACTTGTTGTTGAACTCTGATAAACTACAAGCTCTAGACTTGTCTTATAACAACCTAACCGGGTTCATGTCCGGTTTCAAAATCGACAAATATTCTTGTTCTTCATTAGCTCAGCTTGATTTCTCAGGAAACCGCATCAATGGTTCTCTTCCTATGTCCTTGTCGAACTGCACTGCTCTCAAAACCATAAACTTAGCATATAATATGCTTTCTGGGGAAATCCCAAGATCTTTTGGGCAACTCAGCAGTCTACAAAGACTGGACCTTTCTCACAATCAAATCACAGGTTGGATCCCTCCTGAACTAGGAAATGCATGCAACTCACTTCTAGAGCTTAAGCTTTCATACAACAACTTCACTGGCCCAATCCCATCAGCTTTCTCCTCTTGTTCTTGGCTCCAACTTCTTGATCTTTCCAACAACAACATATCAGGCCCCTTGCCAGATTCTCTCTTCCAGAATCTAACCTCCTTGGAGAGCTTGCTTTTGAGTAACAACATCATATCTGGATCTTTTCCGGGTTCCATTTCAGCTTGCAAAAGCCTGCAGGTTTTAGACTTGAGCTCTAACAAAATATCTGGTGTGATCCCGGCTGATTTATGTCCTGGAGCTGCTTCACTTCAGGAGCTGAGGATGCCGGATAACCTTATCATAGGAGAAATCCCTGCTCAACTTTCGCAATGTTCGCAGCTCAAGACTATTGATCTGAGCTTGAACTATCTCAACGGTTCGATTCCTGCTGAGCTTGGGAAGCTGGAGAACCTGCAGCAGCTGATAGCATGGTACAATGGCTTGGAGGGGAAAATCCCACCAGACTTGGGAAAGTGCAAGAATCTCAAGGATCTCATTCTCAATAATAACCGCCTCATCGGAGAAATCCCCACTGAATTGTTCAGTTGCAGTAATCTTGAGTGGATATCATTGACAAGCAATAGAATCAGTGGCGAAATCCCAAGGGAGTTTGGTGTCTTGACAAGGCTGGCTGTCCTGCAACTTGGGAATAATAGCCTGAGTGGGCAGATACCAGGAGAGTTGGCAAATTGTAGCAGTTTGGTTTGGTTGGATTTGAACAGCAACAGGCTAACTGGAGAAATCCCAGCAAGACTAGGAAGACAGCTCGGCGCGGAATCATTGAGTGGAATTCTGTCTGGCAACACTTTGGTGTTCGTTCGCAATGTGGGGAATTCATGTAAAGGTGTAGGAGGTTTGTTAGAGTTCGCTGGAATCAGACCTGAAAGGCTTTTGCAGGATCCAACTCTTAAGACTTGTGATTTCACCAGATTGTACTCTGGCCCTGTCCTCAGTCTGTTTACAAAGTACCAAACACTTGAATATCTTGATCTTTCTTATAATCAGCTCCGGGGGAAAATCCCAGAGGAATTCGGAGAAATGATTGCGCTGCAAGTTCTTGAGTTAGCTCACAACCAGTTATCAGGTGAGATTCCTGCATCGCTTGGCCAGCTTAAAAATTTAGGTGTGTTTGATGCATCACATAACAGACTGCAGGGTCATATCCCAGATTCATTCTCCAACTTATCATTTTTGGTTCAAATTGATTTGTCCTACAATGAATTGACTGGGGAGATCCCCACAAGGGGACAGCTGAGTACACTTCCTGCTACCCAATATGCTAACAATCCAGGACTTTGTGGGGTACCATTGCCAGAGTGTTCAAGCAGCAATAACCAACCAAGCATCACTCCAAGTGATGAGGATGCAGGCAAAGCAAGTCGAAAATCATCAGTTGCTTCATGGGCCAATAGCATTGTTGTGGGGATTTTTGTTTCTGTTGCTTCAGTGTGTGTTCTGATTGTGTGGGGTATTGCAATGCGTTCAAGGCGGAAGGAAGCGCAAGAGGTGAAGATGCTTAACCGCTTGCAGGCATCTCGTGCAGCAACCACATGGAAAATTGACAAAGAGAAAGAACCATTGAGCATCAACGTTGCTACTTTTCAGAGACAACTAAGGAAGCTCAAGTTCTCCCAACTCATTGAGGCAACCAATGGTTTCTCGGCAGATAGTCTTATAGGTTCTGGAGGTTTTGGAGAAGTGTTCAAGGCGACACTGAAGGATGGTTCGAGTGTTGCAATCAAGAAACTCATACGATTGAGTTGCCAAGGTGACCGCGAATTCATGGCGGAGATGGAAACTCTTGGAAAGATTAAGCATAGAAATCTTGTGCCATTATTGGGCTACTGCAAAATCGGTGAAGAGAGGCTGCTAGTCTATGAGTTCATGGAGTATGGAAGCCTCGAAGAAATGCTGCATGGGAGAACAAGGACGCGCGACAAAAAGATCCTATCATGGGAGGAAAGGAAAAAAATTGCAAGAGGTGCAGCTAAAGGATTGTGTTTCCTTCACCACAATTGCATCCCTCACATCATACACAGAGACATGAAGTCGAGCAACGTATTGTTGGACAATGAAATGGAAGCAAGAGTTTCGGATTTTGGAATGGCAAGGCTCATAAGTGCACTTGATACACACTTGAGTGTAAGCACATTAGCAGGCACCCCTGGCTATGTTCCACCAGAATACTACCAAAGTTTCCGGTGCACTGCAAAAGGCGATGTTTATTCATTTGGGGTTGTCCTATTGGAGCTTGTGACAGGAAAGCGCCCAACAGACAAGGAGGACTTTGGAGATACTAATCTAGTTGGATGGGCGAAAATGAAAGTGAGAGAAGGGAAACAGATGGAAGTGATAGACCAGGAATTAGTTTCGGCAGCCAAAGGAAGTGACCAAGCAGAAGCCGAAGAAGTGAAAGAGATGGTGAGGTATTTGGAAGTAACACTTCGGTGTGTTGATGATTTCCCTTCCAGAAGGCCAAACATGTTGCAGGTGGTGGCCTTGCTCCGCGAGCTGATGCCCGAATCAGCAAGTGGAAGCAGCAACAGCGCTTGA
- the LOC101291060 gene encoding nuclear pore complex protein Nup98-Nup96-like: MDSVLMLQQLGDDNKKRPRCHEVKFMKEPSTKSRKINCNSPSPLPHCITRNLASPMNLLKEDLYYTTRGSFGLDDNGKMLVLDHHNGNGGLLGYLPTLEAVDYYMQPSFEELAARERVDPGYCSRVLDFTVGRFGYGAVKYPGETDVRCLELDKIVKFNRHEVIVYEDESAKPFVGRGLNKPAEVTLMLQTRLPCVDQRQIEHIVKILRHSVEGQGAHFVSFNPENGEWKFFVNHFSRFGLIDEDEEDMMMEDTDVGEDPPELNHDEMFDEGNQMDRTGTVLLHSLPAHLGLDPIKMQEMRMLMFSDAEEEAEDFKESPSHYNPSFGKDYSRSPLQNAQRISHRSSPPAVRKTPLALLGYKHGSFDSNSPGAILMAQENKALPLKTLKEGFKLDLSRDTPVTRKDSRNIVDAGLFMGRSFRVGWGPNGVLVHAGAPIGSSGSQRVLSSVINIEKVAIDNVVRDESNKVRAELVETAITSPLELHKGLYHETKEVEIGSFSLRLQKLVSNQFMLSDICRSYVDNIERQLEVPGLSSSACLVLTHQIMIWELIKVLFSERENGGKLESYGVDAKEEMVQDEKPPSQETDPEAFPLIRRAEFSYWLQENVHDRVEEIISLNESNYLESILLLLSGRQLDEAVELAASQGDVRLACLLSQSGGSMVNRSDIARQLELWSINGLDMSFIEKDRIRLYELLAGNVHGAFHDIEVDWKRFLGLMMWYHLAPNTPLPIVFRTYQDLLNENKAPFPVPVYIDGCVKETVDQSAVKRCDLSYYLMMLHGSEDSEVDFLKTMFSAFSSTYDPLDYHMIWHQRAVLEAVGVISANDLHVLDMTFVSQLLCLGQCHWAIYVVLHMAHCEDFPYLHANLIREILFQYCDSWSSQISQRQFIEGLGIPKAWIHEAMAVYFNYYGDLPKALEHFIECENWQKAHSIFVTSVAHTLFLSAKHSDIWRLATSMEDHKSEIENWDLGAGIYISFYLTRSSLQGADDAMSELDSVESKNAACREVLGQLNKSLAVWGARLPMDVRVVYSKMADEICNLLLLDINECPTRDVQLSCFDTVFSAPIPQDVRSNHLQDAVSLFTCFLSEVAT, from the exons ATGGATTCTGTATTGATGTTGCAGCAATTGGGTGATGATAATAAGAAGAGGCCTAGATGTCACGAGGTCAAGTTCATGAAAGAACCAAGCACCAAATCCAGGAAAATCAACTGCAACTCTCCCTCTCCACTACCTCACTGCATTACTAG GAACTTGGCTTCGCCAATGAATCTGTTAAAGGAAGATCTGTATTACACAACTAGGGGTTCCTTCGGGTTGGATGATAATGGTAAGATGTTAGTGTTAGATCATCATAATGGTAATGGCGGTTTGTTAGGCTACCTACCGACTCTTGAGGCGGTTGATTACTATATGCAGCCTTCCTTTGAGGAATTGGCTGCTCGAGAACGTGTGGATCCTGGTTATTGTAGCCGAGTTTTGGACTTTACGGTTGGGAGGTTTGGTTACGGAGCTGTCAAGTATCCTGGGGAGACTGATGTTAGGTGTTTGGAGTTGGATAAAATTGTGAAATTCAACAGGCACGAGGTGATTGTATATGAAGACGAGAGTGCTAAGCCTTTTGTTGGCCGGGGCCTTAACAAGCCTGCTGAAGTAACTCTGATGCTACAAACGAGACTGCCGTGTGTTGACCAGAGGCAGATAGAACATATTGTGAAAATATTGAGACACAGCGTGGAGGGACAAGGAGCTCATTTTGTTTCATTTAATCCGGAAAATGGGGAGTGGAAATTCTTTGTTAACCATTTTAGTAGATTTGGTTTGATTGATGAAGATGAAGAAGATATGATGATGGAAGATACTGATGTAGGTGAAGATCCTCCAGAATTAAACCATGATGAGATGTTTGATGAAGGAAACCAGATGGATCGTACTGGAACTGTGCTTTTGCATTCTCTTCCTGCTCATCTTGGGCTTGACCCCATCAAGATGCAAGAAATGAGAATGTTGATGTTTTCTGATGCGGAGGAGGAAGCCGAGGATTTTAAAGAATCACCTTCACATTATAATCCATCATTTGGTAAAGACTACTCGAGATCTCCTTTACAAAATGCTCAAAGGATTAGTCATCGATCTTCTCCACCAGCTGTTCGAAAGACCCCTCTAGCATTGCTCGGGTACAAGCATGGTAGTTTTGACTCAAACTCTCCTGGTGCCATTCTAATGGCACAGGAAAACAAAGCCTTGCCATTGAAGACACTAAAAGAAGGTTTTAAGCTTGATCTCAGTAGAGACACACCAGTAACTAGAAAAGATTCTCGCAACATAGTTGATGCAGGTTTGTTTATGGGTAGGTCATTTCGAGTAGGATGGGGCCCAAATGGAGTTCTTGTCCATGCTGGCGCACCAATAGGCAGTAGTGGTTCCCAAAGGGTGCTGTCATCTGTAATTAATATAGAGAAGGTTGCTATTGACAATGTTGTCAGAGATGAAAGTAACAAGGTTAGAGCAGAACTTGTTGAAACAGCTATTACTTCTCCATTGGAGCTTCACAAAGGACTATATCATGAAACAAAAGAAGTTGAAATTGGATCCTTCAGTCTGAGACTTCAGAAGCTTGTTTCGAATCAGTTTATGCTATCAGATATTTGCAGGAGCTATGTAGATAATATCGAGAGGCAGCTGGAGGTTCCGGGTTTATCTTCATCTGCTTGTTTGGTTTTGACACATCAAATTATGATATGGGAATTGATAAAAGTTCTTTTCTCTGAAAGAGAAAATGGCGGGAAACTGGAATCTTATGGTGTTGATGCCAAGGAAGAAATGGTGCAGGATGAGAAGCCCCCTTCACAAGAAACCGACCCGGAAGCATTTCCTCTTATTAGGAGGGCCGAGTTCAGTTACTGGTTGCAAGAAAATGTGCATGATAGAGTAGAAGAAATCATCTCCTTAAATGAGTCCAATTATCTGGAATCCATATTATTACTTCTGAGTGGGCGGCAGCTGGATGAAGCTGTAGAATTGGCTGCTTCTCAGGGAGATGTGAGATTGGCTTGTTTGTTAAGTCAATCTGGTGGGTCCATGGTTAATCGTTCTGACATCGCACGACAGCTTGAGCTTTGGAGTATTAATGGACTGGATATGAGTTTCATTGAGAAAGATAGGATAAGGCTTTATGAGTTGCTTGCTGGTAATGTCCACGGTGCTTTTCATGATATTGAAGTTGATTGGAAGAGGTTTTTAGGGTTAATGATGTGGTATCACTTGGCACCTAACACTCCATTACCTATTGTTTTCCGCACATATCAAGATCTTCTTAATGAGAATAAGGCTCCATTCCCTGTTCCTGTTTATATTGATGGATGTGTAAAAGAGACTGTGGATCAGAGTGCAGTGAAACGCTGTGACCTATCATATTACCTTATGATGCTACATGGCAGCGAAGATAGTGAAGTTGATTTCCTGAAGACCATGTTCAGTGCTTTCTCGTCAACATATGATCCACTTGATTACCATATGATCTGGCATCAGCGTGCTGTGTTGGAAGCAGTTGGAGTCATCAGTGCCAATGATCTTCATGTTCTTGACATGACATTTGTTTCCCAGTTATTGTGTCTTGGGCAATGTCATTGGGCCATCTATGTGGTCCTTCACATGGCCCATTGTGAAGACTTTCCATATCTTCATGCTAATCTAATTCGAGAAATTTTGTTCCAGTATTGTGATTCGTGGAGCTCACAAATATCACAACGCCAATTCATTGAGGGCTTGGGTATTCCAAAAGCATGGATTCATGAGGCTATG GCAGTTTATTTCAATTATTATGGGGATCTTCCGAAGGCGCTTGAACACTTTATTGAATGTGAAAACTGGCAGAAAGCTCATTCTATTTTTGTAACCTCTGTTGCGCACACATTGTTCTTGTCTG CCAAACACTCAGATATATGGAGGCTCGCAACTTCAATGGAGGACCACAAATCAGAAATTGAGAATTGGGACTTGGGAGCTGGCATCTACATTTCATTCTATCTAACAAGAAGTTCGTTGCAGGGAGCTGATGATGCCATGAGTGAACTG GATTCTGTTGAAAGCAAAAATGCTGCTTGCAGAGAGGTTCTTGGTCAGTTAAACAAGTCTTTGGCTGTTTGGGGTGCCAGGCTACCAATGGACGTGAG AGTCGTGTATTCAAAGATGGCAGATGAGATTTGCAACTTGCTTTTGCTTGATATTAATGAATGCCCAACACGAGATGTTCAGTTAAGTTGCTTTGACACTGTTTTCAGTGCGCCCATACCTCAAGACGTTCGCTCAAATCATTTGCAGGATGCAGTGTCACTCTTTACATGCTTTTTATCGGAAGTTGCTACATAG